The following coding sequences are from one Chloroflexota bacterium window:
- a CDS encoding zinc-ribbon domain containing protein, translated as MEFKDKTLTCRECGVTFVFTSGEQEFYQQKGLLNEPQRCPACRASRRRERSGSASRVMHSVICAECGTSTTVPFIPRNDRPVYCSACYDKIRASSSGS; from the coding sequence GTGGAGTTCAAGGACAAGACCCTAACTTGCCGGGAGTGTGGCGTTACCTTCGTCTTCACATCCGGCGAGCAGGAGTTCTACCAGCAGAAGGGACTCTTGAATGAGCCTCAACGTTGTCCGGCCTGTAGAGCCTCTAGGCGACGTGAACGCTCAGGTTCCGCCTCGCGCGTGATGCATTCTGTCATCTGCGCCGAGTGTGGCACCTCAACGACAGTACCCTTCATCCCTAGGAACGATCGGCCAGTCTACTGCAGCGCCTGCTATGACAAGATTCGCGCCTCATCCAGCGGCAGCTGA
- a CDS encoding DUF5679 domain-containing protein codes for MEAYCVKCRATKTIKDPKPITMKTGRPATVGTCPDCGTKVYRIGATKK; via the coding sequence ATGGAAGCCTACTGTGTCAAATGCCGAGCAACCAAGACGATCAAGGACCCCAAGCCCATAACCATGAAGACGGGTCGCCCGGCGACGGTAGGTACATGCCCCGACTGTGGGACAAAGGTATATAGGATCGGCGCAACTAAGAAATAG